One part of the Candidatus Omnitrophota bacterium genome encodes these proteins:
- the tyrS gene encoding tyrosine--tRNA ligase, producing the protein MEQKIKKQISRIKCGSVEMISEKEIFEKLQQSGKNNKPLRVKYGADPSCPDLHLGHTVALAKLKQIQDLGHKVVFIIGDFTAMIGDPSGESKTRKQLSKDEVRENARTYQRQVFRVLDREKTEVVYNSSWCEQMNFREVINLASRYTVARMLERDDFLKRYKNRQPISIHEFLYPLIQGYDSVMVRADIEVGGTDQKFNLLVGRELQRDFGQVPQAVIILPLLVGLDGVKKMSKSLGNYIGLTDLPQDMFGKIMSISDELASDYYRILLGKQIDIAGLNNPKLAKLDLAAKIVERNYDSAKALLAREQFERVFSRKGLPEKIEEYALESSCPVWIIELLKVTGCASSRSQAERLVRQGAVTIDNKRIEDVGEKIKVKGSSILKVGKRKFRKIIAKKT; encoded by the coding sequence ATGGAACAAAAGATAAAGAAGCAGATTAGCAGAATAAAATGCGGCAGCGTGGAGATGATCTCTGAAAAGGAGATCTTTGAAAAATTACAACAGTCCGGAAAGAACAACAAACCTCTGCGGGTTAAATACGGGGCAGATCCTTCTTGTCCCGACCTTCATTTGGGCCACACGGTTGCCCTGGCTAAGCTAAAACAGATTCAGGATCTGGGTCATAAGGTAGTGTTTATAATCGGAGATTTCACTGCTATGATCGGTGATCCCAGCGGCGAGTCCAAGACCCGAAAACAATTATCAAAAGATGAGGTCAGAGAGAATGCCCGGACGTATCAGCGGCAGGTGTTTAGGGTCCTTGACCGGGAAAAAACAGAAGTAGTTTACAATTCCAGCTGGTGTGAACAAATGAATTTCAGGGAGGTTATAAATTTAGCGTCCAGATATACCGTGGCCCGGATGCTTGAAAGAGACGACTTTTTAAAACGTTATAAAAATAGACAACCGATATCTATTCACGAGTTTTTGTATCCTTTAATCCAGGGGTATGATTCAGTGATGGTCAGAGCAGACATTGAGGTAGGAGGAACGGACCAAAAGTTTAATCTTTTGGTAGGCCGGGAGCTTCAGCGGGATTTTGGCCAGGTTCCGCAGGCAGTAATAATATTACCGCTTTTAGTAGGCCTTGACGGCGTTAAGAAGATGAGTAAGTCCCTGGGTAATTATATTGGACTTACCGATTTACCCCAGGATATGTTTGGTAAGATTATGTCAATAAGCGATGAATTGGCTTCTGATTATTATAGAATTCTTCTGGGAAAGCAAATCGATATTGCCGGCCTGAATAATCCAAAACTGGCAAAATTAGACCTTGCTGCGAAAATAGTTGAAAGAAATTATGACAGCGCCAAGGCTTTGCTGGCCCGTGAACAATTTGAGCGGGTATTCAGCCGGAAAGGACTGCCGGAGAAGATAGAAGAATATGCCTTGGAAAGCAGTTGTCCGGTCTGGATTATTGAACTGTTGAAAGTTACCGGTTGCGCCTCAAGCAGGAGCCAGGCAGAACGCCTGGTCCGGCAGGGTGCTGTAACCATTGACAATAAAAGAATTGAAGATGTCGGGGAAAAAATAAAGGTCAAAGGCAGTTCTATCCTGAAAGTAGGAAAAAGAAAATTCCGAAAAATAATTGCAAAAAAAACTTGA